The nucleotide sequence ACCAGGGTTTGCTAATCTGCCGTATGCAAGTGCGAGTTTTGACAAAGGCATTGCTGCAACTGGAAAGCCACAGCCGTCTCGTCCTAATGTAACCTGCCCCGCCTCCGAGTCAGACCACTTTTCAATACGAGCTAATATTTCACGCTGTGCAGGATGATCGGGATGAATATAACCTTCTAGCGACCAGCCTTTCAACTTGCACCAAGCAAGAACACCTAGATGCTTACCTGCACATGTATGAAACAATTTGCGAGGGGCATACCCTTCTACAAGCAAGCGATCACGACCAGCGCGACCAACGGGATACCCTGGTTGTACGGCCAATGAGTCTTCATCCACTCCAGTAAGCGCCAATATCTGTTCCAAAACATCAATTTGTTCCTTTGTACCACGATGTGACGCTGCGAGTAAAGCGAGATGGCTTTCTTCAAAGCCATAGGCCTCTGCGGTACCATCTAGTAATGAAGCGATGGCTTGAATCGGTTTCGCTGTTGAGCGAACGAATGTGGGTGCATTGTCGTCACCAAGTGAATATACAGCTTTGCCGTCTTCTACTGAAACGACACTAACGCGTCCTCTGTGTACATTTTCCAATATATTTCCACGAATCATCTCGATTAATGGTTCATCCTGAATGCGTTCCACATCAATCAGCTCTCTTCTATTCATGTAATCCATTCTATATTATCACAAGTGTCACACTCCTATAGACTTCCAAAAATAAAATGAGGCTATCCATATGCTGGATAACCTCATAAATACCATCTTTATCACATATTCGCTACTGCACCGAGAATAAGAACGAACAGAACAACGTAAATTACAATACCAATCAGTGCCCACAACAATGCTGCTTTTGCGTAGTTTGCTTTTGAAGGATTAGCGCCATCACCAAATGCCCATACAAATAGCATTATAATGTTCACGAGCGGGATGGCTAAAATCAACATCGTAATAAACCAATCTTTAGTGCTCACTGGAAGTGCAGATTGCTGTTGAGGTGCTTGTTGATAGGATTGCTGAGAAAATGCGGGTTGCTGGTTTTGCCCAGTAACAGGATTTTCCGTGCTCATGTTC is from Candidatus Cohnella colombiensis and encodes:
- a CDS encoding asparaginase, coding for MNRRELIDVERIQDEPLIEMIRGNILENVHRGRVSVVSVEDGKAVYSLGDDNAPTFVRSTAKPIQAIASLLDGTAEAYGFEESHLALLAASHRGTKEQIDVLEQILALTGVDEDSLAVQPGYPVGRAGRDRLLVEGYAPRKLFHTCAGKHLGVLAWCKLKGWSLEGYIHPDHPAQREILARIEKWSDSEAGQVTLGRDGCGFPVAAMPLSKLALAYGRLANPGMSGDNEAADVVNKITSAMNANPELVEGPKRLASLLLSDPNVVAKSGAHGVFTFGLRKQKLGVAIAITDGTEVAWPYVAMSILKRFGGISPETKHQLELTFPEVFINDAKEVAGSWKAVMDNIEQS